CATGCCGCGACGGGCTTGACGTTGTTGTTTCATTTGCTCCAGTTGTTGTTGCTGAGCAGGAGTCAAAACGTTCTTCATTTGAGTCTTGGTATCTTCAGCGATCACCTTCATCTGTTGCTTTTGAGCATCAGTCAAATTGAGAGAATTCCGTACTCCCTTGCGATCGCCAGATTGACGAGCTTGTTCCATAATTGCGCGTTGTTCAGCAGTCAAAACACTTTGGTGACGAGCTTTGGCACTTTCACGAATAGACTTCATTTGAGCCTTTTGGGCTTCAGTCAAGTTCAACTGTTTCCAGCCTTCGCCTTGACGGGGCTTGCGTTTTTCGGAGCTATTTTGAGTGGTATTTTGTGCAGCAACGAGATTTGGAATTGCCACGGCTCCAACGGCTACGGTGACACAAGCGATCGCCAACAAGCTTTTGATATTACGAAACATTTGATTTTCCCCTTTGTGAGAAGGCTTAATTATCTGTACGAGGGTTTTGACAAGCACCACGATCAAAAGGTTCAAAAGTTAAAAAATTAAATTTGGGCTGCGCCCAAATTTAATTTTTTAACTAGCACAACCTCTCAAAATTACGCCAATAATTATGCCAATCCCCACAAAACGAACGATCTGCCAGAATGGTTCACGCAGACTACTCCAAGAAAGTAGACGGCTTTCGAGATTGGCTTCGATTTGTTCAAGTTGCTCGCCTACTTCTTGTAATTGTTTGACTAGCTCTTCTTTATGAGGGGGAGGAGTTGCTCGCCCATTGAGAGAACTAGGCTTACGGCGAATTTTTGAGTTGCTATTATGCTCAGGGCGATCGCCTGAAGTATCTTGAATTTGTGCTCTGATTCCTTCTTGTTGGGTTAGCAGTTCCTGCTGTCTAATCGAGTCACGATGAACCTGTAGAAAACGCTGTTCGATTTCTTCTAAGAGTTCTCTAGTTTCTTTGAGTTGAGCTTCTACATCGCTCCAATCAGAAATTTCTGTCACAGCATCAATCTAATAAGTGGAATTTTATAAGTAGCTAATCATAATTAAGAAACTGTTTAAGAATTACTTTCTACGGTCAAAGCTTCTAAGAGATCCCCCTCAATCCCCCTTATAAAGGGGGAAGAATTTAATTCTCCCCCCTTTATAAGGGGGGCTGGGGGGATCTAGACAGTTTCTAAAACCCAAAGCCAGATCTCGCCCGCCCACTGCACAGGCAGGGCAAGATTTTCGAGTTTAAGGTTACTTGTGCTTAGCAATTTAGCAGGGCGTTGCACTACCATAAGTGAATTTTACAGTGATTGTTGCGATCTATAAAAAATGAGATGCGCCGCATCTCATTTTTTATAAACATATGGGTTTGGTTCGATTAGCGGCAACCCAACCAGCGATCGGGGCAGAAATTTGGAACCAACCTTGCTTTTCGCTCTGCACAGTAATTTGTGTGCCATTGTCTAGCTTGCCCACGATCGCAAAATCCACTCCCGCACCCTGACGCACATTGATCGGTGGCTGAGGATCGGAGACTAAACGTCTAGTGTAGTCACATTGAGGATTTTGCAAATTGTTGACAGCATTTTGAGAGGAGCTATATTGGGGGGTTGTACGACTTTGGAACTCTCGAATATAGGTAACATTTTGCATTTCTATGGGTGTTAGTAGCTCTTCAGGAAACTGATCAGGTGCATAGAGGGGTTTATACCAAGGCTGGCTGCTGAAATATGACTGCAATTCAGGATCTTGAAAACGGCGACCATAACGGGCAAATACTTCATTTCGCATGATATCTATCTCAGGAACACTTTTACCTACCAAATCTTGATCGCTGATCGCCCGTTCTGACAGAAATAAATATGTGGGTGTGGGACTAGGGGAGGCGGCGGTAATCTTTACATCGTTTTTGAGCGAAGGTGATGGGCGGAGAAACACCACTGCACCCATAACGCTAATTGCCGATACAATTCCTAAGGCGATGACCACTAAGCGATTTTTATAAGCAAATTGCAGGCGATCGCTAGGCGAAGCTATGGGCGAAAATTTTGTAGCAACATCATCATTTGGGTTAAAAGCCGATGTTAATTCTGGAAAATTAGTCTGCACAGTCGTAGATAAAAGCGTTGGGGCGATCGGTATTTTTAATTTTTGTACATCGATCAATACAGCTTCGGCAGACTGATAGCGATCGCGAAAGTCATATTTAACTAATTTATCGATGATCCTCGCTAATTCATCACTGACCTGAGCGCGATATTTTAAAGCCGCATGGTCAGGAGAATGTCGCCAAGCTAATTCGCCCGTTTCTAAATCTTCAGATAATAAATTTGGGGCAACTCCCGTCAGTCCTTGGATGGCGATCGCCCCAACTGCATAAAGATCACTACAGGGTCTAGGCTTACCGATCGCCTGCTCATTGGGCATATAACCATCTGTGCCGATGGCAACCGTAGAGCCAACCGCCGAGGCAGCGATCGCCGTTCCCACTTGCTTAACCGCACCAAAATCAATTAAAACTAACCTGCCATCGGTGCGCCGACGCATGAGGTTAGCGGGCTTAATATCGCGATGGATTGCCCCCTGCTGATGGACAAATGTGAGAATCTCCAGTACATCAATTAAAAAGGCGATCGCCTGTGCTTCATTCATTCGCCCCACTGGATAGCCATCAGCAGATCGCTCAATCGAAGTAATTTCATTGCTGAGGTCATAGCCTTCGACCAACTCTTGCACCAAATAAAACTCATGCGCCTCTGCAAAATGAGCTAGCAAACGCGGAATGCGATCGTGACTACCAAGTTTATGTAAAACTCTTGCTTCAGTCTCAAATAAGCGACTAGCAATTTCCCATATAAAATTTTCGTTAGAGGTCGGTTGTAGTCGTTTGACTACACATTTATGATGGTCTGGCAACTGCAAATCTTCTGCTAAAAAGGTCTGCCCAAATCCTCCACCTCCAAGGCTTTGGATGATTTGATATCTGCCACTAATCACTTTGCCAATCATGTGCAGGTAAACCAATTAAAGTAGAAGGGGCGTGACTTGCTCCTCTACTTTATAACTTATAGTGCGATCGCGCTATGCGTAATGCATCAGTTGCTCTCTGAGCCTCGATCGCTACCCGTGATAAGCAAGCATAAATCAGCACTACATAATTTGCCCTTACTGCTGATTCGAGTTGACGACATTGATGTGAAAGCGTCAATGCACCGATGTAGTCACTACTTGAGCGCAAGGTATTCAAAGTTTGTAATAGTCGGGGTTGATCATTCACGGCAAGAGCCTTGTCGATCGCTTGGATGAGTCGAGGTGTATCTTCTAAATAAGAGTCAATCACATTCATTAAGAAATCTTTTGCTTTAAGGTCATTACCCGCGATCTCTAAAATCGTTTCCATAAACTGTGGCTCGATTGCAGGTTCATCATCATCATGATCCCTATCAAATCCTAAAGTTATATCTACATCAATCTGTTGAGTTTCCTGTTGCTCTTCTGGTTGAATAGGCTGTAGTTCAACTGTTTCTGTTTCTGGTTCTGTTAATTGAGACGTGATTGACTCCACAGTTTCCATCGTATCAAATTCGGCTGTTTCTGGTGCGATCACTTCTGATTCTAGATTTTCTCGCTCTAGATTTTCAGATTCAAGGTTTTCTGACCGAGATAGTTGGGAATCTGCAATTTCAGTTTCAGCATTTTCTAGAGCGCTTGGCTCAGGTGTAGTGATTTCTGGTTCACTTACTGCTAACTGACTTGTTTCTACCAGAACGTTATCCGTCACAACCGAAGTTTCCTCTAATTCCGTTTCTGTAGATTCAACTTCTTCGGATTCTGATTCGTTGACTGAAATCACTTTAAGATTATCAGGCACAATTACATAGGAGATATCAGCTTTCTCAAACTTGATTGCTGGTTCAACTGGTGTAATATTCTCAGGAATAACAACCTTCTCAAAATCAATCAGTGGTTCAAATGGGGTAATGTCATCATCTTTCTCGAACTCAATTAACGGTTCCAATGGTGTAATATCAGCAGAGATATCATCTTGATTAGAAGCGATCATTGGTGGAACTGGTGCATCATCCTCATCTTCAACCTCGGATAGATCGGCATTAGAGTCTGGCGCTAAAAAGAGTGGTGGTAAACCGTTTTGAGAAATTAGTTCGTATTCAAAATCTGTATTCTCTTCTGGATTATCATCTATTTCTTCTGATTTATTTTCTTCTAGCTCACTTTCTTCTAGTTCATTTCTTTGATCTTCTATTTGATCACCTAAATTCTGATTGGCTAGCCTGATCTTTAGTTCTAAATTATCAGGTTCTAAATTGTTGTCTATAGAATGATCATTCTGAGCATTTTGAGTCGTACTCTCCGCTATTGCTGCAACTGTTTGCTGTAAATTGTCTAATTCAACCTGTAAAACTTGTAAATCATCGGTTAGCTCTTGAGACTGTTGACGCAAATTAGTTAAGGAAATGGCAATTCCAATTTGAGCCGCAATTAATGACAGAGAAGTACGATCGCTATCTGACCAACTGTGATAAGCGCTACCATGAAAAGCCACCAGAGTTCCCCAGACTTCCTGACCTGCATAGATCTTATTTGCGGCATAGAATGAAATCCCGATCTGTTCGAGTAGCGTCACGATATGAGACGACAAGCTAGAAGTACGAATGCTATCAATGGTTTGAGCAGAATTTTCTGTATTAGTGGACTCGATCATGTGACGAGCCAATGAAAGCTGTCTTTCGGGCATATCAGCCAAAGAGGTTTGCCCTGTGGCGATCGCATCAGTCACAAATTCACCCCGTCCATCAGGGTGACAGTGAAAAATCGCGACCCGATCCACCTGCAATAGTTTTTGAGCGACTTGGGCGGCAATTTGTAAAACTAGTTCTAAGGATGGCGATCGCTGTATGGCATCCGCAAGTTGGGCAAGCGCCTTTTCCCTAGCAATGATATTTCTAAAAATATCCGAGGCTGGAGCATCGGTAGACTGTGCTGAGATCAGCTTTTCATAACGCTCTTCCCAGCTAAGTTGATGGACGCGCTCCTGCTGCACCAAGATGGCTTTGAGGTGTTCATAGGCGGCGCGATCGCGGCATAGGTGGCGGATTTGATCTAAGAGGGTAGAATCCATGGGTAAGAACGACTATCCCCGAATATGTTCTAGCGTTACTCAGATAGGAATTAAAAATTAAAACCCTTACGGGTTTTAAAACACAAAACTGCGTAGCCGTTTTGTGTTTTGATGTAATTCTATCTAGACAATGAATCTTAGCGGACTTGATTTGGCGATCGCATGAGACACAAAGCGTAACTTTGGGCATAACTTTTGTTTTTAGCAAGAGAGTTCGCTATGCGAACTCTCTTGCTAAAAACAAGTTAAGATCGTAATTAAACAATTAAAAACAACAAATATAGCTATAGCCACCTGTATCAGGACAAATCAAAACCCAAATAGTGTGATGCGGTGCTTCGCACCGCATCACACTATTTGGGTTTTATGTCCTAATAAGACTGGCGACAGCTATAGTTTGGGAAAGCCTTGATTTGCCTAGGTTTACCAATTATTTATTTGCAAACTAATGTAAGTTAAAAAATATGGCACGCTATACCCTTGCCCAGAGTCCCGAAGTTGTCTTAACCGTTGCAGGCAAAGATTCGCCAAAAGCTCGTGAGAAGGCGATGGCAGAACTAATGGAACTCATGGACTCAGGCAAACTTGATACCGATCTTGCTGATGGCTTTAGTCCCGACCAATTTATCGAAGTGAGAGAACTTTCCATGTCTGAAGATCGTGAAGATCCCATAACTCAAGCGGTGCAAGTCTTAAACAATCTTGCCACCCTCAAAATCAAAGTCCAAGAACTGCGATCTGATGCGATGCAAGTGCGATCGCAAATTGATATTTTATTTAGCGATGAGATTGTCACTGAGGATCAAATCAATAGTCTTAAGGAAGGTTTTAAAACCCTCAAAAGCTTTGCTCAGCTTAATATGAAATTTCTGGATGCGCGATCGCAAGCCGAGAATGCACGTCAAGTCCTTGATGAAGCCCTTAAGTCCCCTAATGCAGAAGTTAAAGCTCCTATAGAAAGTGTAGCTGTAGAGACTTCTGGGGACATTACCGCTGATCCCGAACCTGTTGCAGTGGACGCTGATGCTGATGAGGAAGAAACTGTAACTGAAATTGAGGATGCGATCGTTGAAGTTCCTGTGAGCAAATCTACCAAAAAGAAATAATGCAAAAAGGCAACGCGAAGCGTTGCCTTTTTGCGTTTTCGGTGAAGTTAAAATTAAATCTATAACAACTACCTACTGCTGGAAATTATGGTTGCTTTACCCGATCGCTTATTGATGACCTACGAAGAATATATCGCTTGGGAATCAACCCAAGAAATGCGCCATGAGTTTTGTGATGGTGAAGTGATCGCCATGGCGGGCGGCACTCGTGACCACAATCGAGTTTCAGTTAATTTTCTTAAAACATTAGATAACGCCCTCACCGATCGTCCCTGCGAAGTCTATATCGCTGATGTCAAAGTACAGGTAAGACCCAAACGCAAATATTTTTATCCAGACGTGGTGGTTACCTGTGATGAACGCGATCGCAATGATGCTCTAGTAATTGCTTTTCCTTGTTTGATTATCGAAGTCCTCTCACCATCAACCGAAGCCTATGATCGTGGATTCAAGTTTTCGCAATACCGCCAGTTTGAGACTTTGCAAGAATATGTATTAGTGCAAGTCGAGCAACCAATGGTGGAAGTATTTCAGCGTAATGAGCAAGGGCAATGGGTGCTTTTTGAATATGGTTTGGACGATCGCCTATTTCTCAAATCCGTAAACGTTGAAATAGCCGTTAGCGATCTATATCAACAAATTCAATTTGAGCAAAAAACAGAATAAAGGGGGCGCTTTGCGCCCCCTTTATTCTTAGGTAACACGAGTGAGAATAATCATGCCAGCCGTGATCCCAATTAAATTAGGCATCCATGCAGCAGCGATCGGTGAGAGAAATTCCACCTGACCGAGAGCGCCACAGATAAATAGCAAGAGATAATAGCCAAAAATAATTAACACGCTCAAGCCAAAACCGATCGCCGCACCAGTGCGCTGAGGACGCATTCCTAGCGATGCACCAACGATCGCAAAGACCACACAGATAAACGGCAGAGCATATTTCTGCTCAAGTCTGACTTCTAGCTTACGGATTTCTTTAGTATTGCCAGATTGCTTGAGCAAATCGATATTACGGCGAATATCAGCAATATTCATTTCTTCAGCACTACGCTGCTCTTGCGCTACGTCAAGGGGAGCGCGAGGCAGTTGCAGATTTTGATCTTCAAAGCGGAGGATACTGCGGTAATTGCCATCTGGCCCCACCAAATAGGTTGTACCTTTGCTAAATCTCCAAACATTTTGCTCAGGAATCCAAACCGCAGACTCGGCAGCAAGAATTTGCTGAAGTTGTCCTTGCGAAAAATCTAAAACCGTTAAGCCACGCATCTCTTTACCATCAAAGCTGCGGGCATAAAAACTCCGCACTAATCCTTGCTTCGATGTGCCATCTTCCTGTGGCACTTCTCCATATTGCTGATAAAAAATATCTTGGCTTTTAAACTGCACATTCTCTTGATTTAGAGCCGCTCGTAGTGTACTGCGTGATTGCCAGTTTGCCGCAGGAACGATCGCCTCATTAAATACATAGGTCAGCCCTGTGACAAATAGGCTTAACACCAACGCAGGTAAAACTAAACGGTAAGCACTTACCCCACAACTGCGTAAAGCCGTTGTCTCACCATCTCCCGACATGCGGCTATAGGAAAGCAATGTTGCTAACAACATCGACATCGGGAATGAGTACACCATGAAGCCGGGGATTTGGTAACCAAAAATCTGAAACGCTGTTAATACGCTTAATCCCGCATCAGTAATTAGGCGAATCAGTTCAAATAGAGAGCCGATCGCTAAAATCACTGAGGAAAATGCACCCACCCCAAACAAGAATGGGGTTAGCATCTGCGTGAATAAATAGCGATCCATGATCGACAATCTCGGTAGCCATCCTAGCGACACGTTTGTAACTTTTTTCCTTGGTTGAGTCGTTTGTAAGGTTGCCATTTCCTTTATCGAGATTACAGGTTTTTGGGTTAATTATTTTTGCAACACCGTAGGTGTTGCAAAAATAATTAAAAATGAAACTTTTCGCCGAGATAATATTTGCGGACATCAGGATCGTCCGCTAATTCTCGACTAGAGCCGTCAGCAAAAACTTCCCCTTCACGCATGATATAAGCGCGATCGGTAATTGTTAAAGTCTCGCGAACATTATGATCCGTAATTAACACGCCCATATTGCGATCGCGTAGGTTGCTGATGATGGCCTGAATTTCACTAACAGCGATGGGATCGATCCCCGCAAAGGGTTCATCTAGCAAGATAAACTTGGGTCCTTCTTGCCCAACCGCCAACGCTCTAGCAATTTCAGTACGCCGACGCTCTCCCCCCGACACTTGAATTCCCATCGTATCAGCAATTTTGGTCAGACGAAACTCTTCTAACAAAGTACGCAGTCGATGAATCTGTAATTTCTTGGGTACGTTGGTTTGCTGCATCACCAATAGCAAATTATCCCGTACCGATAATTGCCTAAAGATGGTAGCTTCTTGGGCTAGATACGCCATGCCCATTCGCGCCCGTTTATGAATTGGTAAACGGGTAATGTCTTGTTGATCGAGCCAGACACTGCCACTGTCGGGCTGAATTAGCCCCGTTGCCATGTAAAACGACGTAGTTTTGCCCGCACCATTTGGCCCCAGCAGTCCAACAATTTCCCCCTGCTTAACGGTGAGGCTCACTTGCTGAACCACCTGCCGACCACTGTAGTTTTTACTAACGTTATCAAGGGAGATTTGCATTACTTAGTTGATAGTTGGTGGTAATTAATAATTAATAATTCGTAATTGATCCTAAGTACCTGTGTAGAATAAATTACCCAAACCCGTAAAGTTGCGCCCCGCAGGGGCGCAACTTTACGGGTTTGGGTTTGTAACTAATTATGCACAGGTACTTACTTATCATCAGGAATAATTTCTTGTGGTTTTGGTTGTAACTTATCAGGAGGAATTATTGAGGTGGGGGGACTGACCTGCTGTTTTTTAAAGGCTGGTTTGATTTGCGTGACAGGTGTTGCTGAAGTTGCAGGCGTACTAGCAACATCACGATCTGGAACTACATAAATAGTTTCGACCTGTTGATTAGCAGGAGGTGACGCGACAAATTTACCTTCACTGACGAGATAGGTGACTGTTTGGGCTTTGATGCTATTGACACCTTCTTGGGTAACAATCACATTGCCTGTTAAAACTACACGCTGCTCCTTAGAAAAATACTGTGCTTGCTCAGCGATCGCATCAATCTGTCGGGCA
This genomic stretch from Pseudanabaena galeata CCNP1313 harbors:
- a CDS encoding Spy/CpxP family protein refolding chaperone, producing MFRNIKSLLAIACVTVAVGAVAIPNLVAAQNTTQNSSEKRKPRQGEGWKQLNLTEAQKAQMKSIRESAKARHQSVLTAEQRAIMEQARQSGDRKGVRNSLNLTDAQKQQMKVIAEDTKTQMKNVLTPAQQQQLEQMKQQRQARRGMMR
- a CDS encoding protein kinase domain-containing protein translates to MIGKVISGRYQIIQSLGGGGFGQTFLAEDLQLPDHHKCVVKRLQPTSNENFIWEIASRLFETEARVLHKLGSHDRIPRLLAHFAEAHEFYLVQELVEGYDLSNEITSIERSADGYPVGRMNEAQAIAFLIDVLEILTFVHQQGAIHRDIKPANLMRRRTDGRLVLIDFGAVKQVGTAIAASAVGSTVAIGTDGYMPNEQAIGKPRPCSDLYAVGAIAIQGLTGVAPNLLSEDLETGELAWRHSPDHAALKYRAQVSDELARIIDKLVKYDFRDRYQSAEAVLIDVQKLKIPIAPTLLSTTVQTNFPELTSAFNPNDDVATKFSPIASPSDRLQFAYKNRLVVIALGIVSAISVMGAVVFLRPSPSLKNDVKITAASPSPTPTYLFLSERAISDQDLVGKSVPEIDIMRNEVFARYGRRFQDPELQSYFSSQPWYKPLYAPDQFPEELLTPIEMQNVTYIREFQSRTTPQYSSSQNAVNNLQNPQCDYTRRLVSDPQPPINVRQGAGVDFAIVGKLDNGTQITVQSEKQGWFQISAPIAGWVAANRTKPICL
- a CDS encoding GAF domain-containing protein, with the translated sequence MDSTLLDQIRHLCRDRAAYEHLKAILVQQERVHQLSWEERYEKLISAQSTDAPASDIFRNIIAREKALAQLADAIQRSPSLELVLQIAAQVAQKLLQVDRVAIFHCHPDGRGEFVTDAIATGQTSLADMPERQLSLARHMIESTNTENSAQTIDSIRTSSLSSHIVTLLEQIGISFYAANKIYAGQEVWGTLVAFHGSAYHSWSDSDRTSLSLIAAQIGIAISLTNLRQQSQELTDDLQVLQVELDNLQQTVAAIAESTTQNAQNDHSIDNNLEPDNLELKIRLANQNLGDQIEDQRNELEESELEENKSEEIDDNPEENTDFEYELISQNGLPPLFLAPDSNADLSEVEDEDDAPVPPMIASNQDDISADITPLEPLIEFEKDDDITPFEPLIDFEKVVIPENITPVEPAIKFEKADISYVIVPDNLKVISVNESESEEVESTETELEETSVVTDNVLVETSQLAVSEPEITTPEPSALENAETEIADSQLSRSENLESENLERENLESEVIAPETAEFDTMETVESITSQLTEPETETVELQPIQPEEQQETQQIDVDITLGFDRDHDDDEPAIEPQFMETILEIAGNDLKAKDFLMNVIDSYLEDTPRLIQAIDKALAVNDQPRLLQTLNTLRSSSDYIGALTLSHQCRQLESAVRANYVVLIYACLSRVAIEAQRATDALRIARSHYKL
- a CDS encoding Uma2 family endonuclease, yielding MVALPDRLLMTYEEYIAWESTQEMRHEFCDGEVIAMAGGTRDHNRVSVNFLKTLDNALTDRPCEVYIADVKVQVRPKRKYFYPDVVVTCDERDRNDALVIAFPCLIIEVLSPSTEAYDRGFKFSQYRQFETLQEYVLVQVEQPMVEVFQRNEQGQWVLFEYGLDDRLFLKSVNVEIAVSDLYQQIQFEQKTE
- a CDS encoding LptF/LptG family permease translates to MATLQTTQPRKKVTNVSLGWLPRLSIMDRYLFTQMLTPFLFGVGAFSSVILAIGSLFELIRLITDAGLSVLTAFQIFGYQIPGFMVYSFPMSMLLATLLSYSRMSGDGETTALRSCGVSAYRLVLPALVLSLFVTGLTYVFNEAIVPAANWQSRSTLRAALNQENVQFKSQDIFYQQYGEVPQEDGTSKQGLVRSFYARSFDGKEMRGLTVLDFSQGQLQQILAAESAVWIPEQNVWRFSKGTTYLVGPDGNYRSILRFEDQNLQLPRAPLDVAQEQRSAEEMNIADIRRNIDLLKQSGNTKEIRKLEVRLEQKYALPFICVVFAIVGASLGMRPQRTGAAIGFGLSVLIIFGYYLLLFICGALGQVEFLSPIAAAWMPNLIGITAGMIILTRVT
- the lptB gene encoding LPS export ABC transporter ATP-binding protein: MQISLDNVSKNYSGRQVVQQVSLTVKQGEIVGLLGPNGAGKTTSFYMATGLIQPDSGSVWLDQQDITRLPIHKRARMGMAYLAQEATIFRQLSVRDNLLLVMQQTNVPKKLQIHRLRTLLEEFRLTKIADTMGIQVSGGERRRTEIARALAVGQEGPKFILLDEPFAGIDPIAVSEIQAIISNLRDRNMGVLITDHNVRETLTITDRAYIMREGEVFADGSSRELADDPDVRKYYLGEKFHF
- a CDS encoding LptA/OstA family protein, giving the protein MTPLSRFQGKGKKEKGKNQHQSPIPNYQSPITKLFLIAIPVLAIALSSLPSTQAQTNTALTIRADVQEANSITGVVTATGNVRMTYPARQIDAIAEQAQYFSKEQRVVLTGNVIVTQEGVNSIKAQTVTYLVSEGKFVASPPANQQVETIYVVPDRDVASTPATSATPVTQIKPAFKKQQVSPPTSIIPPDKLQPKPQEIIPDDK